In one Planctomicrobium piriforme genomic region, the following are encoded:
- a CDS encoding phage holin family protein, whose amino-acid sequence MLEFLAHLFITAALLMLVSNYVKGVSVSGWGPALLGALVLGIVNALVRPVMVLLTLPITIITFGLFLLVINALMLWLVAALVPGIKIQKFGSAFLGALLLAVLNSIIHWMIG is encoded by the coding sequence ATGCTGGAATTCTTGGCGCACCTGTTCATCACCGCCGCCCTGCTGATGCTGGTGTCGAACTATGTGAAAGGGGTCAGCGTTTCCGGCTGGGGTCCGGCGCTGCTCGGCGCGCTGGTGCTCGGCATCGTTAACGCGCTGGTGCGACCGGTCATGGTGCTACTGACCTTGCCGATCACGATCATTACGTTCGGGCTGTTCCTGCTGGTGATCAACGCCCTGATGCTCTGGCTCGTGGCGGCACTCGTGCCCGGCATCAAAATCCAGAAGTTCGGCTCGGCATTTCTGGGTGCCCTGCTGCTGGCCGTTCTGAATTCGATCATCCACTGGATGATTGGGTAA
- a CDS encoding response regulator codes for MPGGDHLILIVEDEQPIRRFLKASLSNEGYRVLEAENGQDGLRLAASQPPDLVILDLGLPDLDGQHVLKQLRDWFTGPVIVLSARDQETQKIQALDSGADDYVTKPFSIGELLARLRTALRHTNRGAAESSVVTIGDLKVDLTARLVYRRETEVHLTPLEYKLLVTMLKHAGKVLTHRFLLREVWGPQDSRENHYLRVFVASLRRKLEDDPARPRYLLTEQGVGYRFAADDPRV; via the coding sequence GTGCCTGGCGGCGACCACCTCATTCTGATTGTCGAAGATGAACAGCCCATCCGGCGGTTCCTCAAGGCGTCGCTGTCGAATGAGGGGTACCGCGTCCTCGAAGCAGAAAACGGTCAGGACGGCCTGCGTCTCGCCGCCAGCCAGCCTCCCGATCTCGTGATTCTCGATCTCGGACTGCCGGATCTGGACGGGCAACACGTCCTCAAGCAACTGCGAGACTGGTTCACGGGGCCGGTCATTGTGCTGTCTGCACGCGATCAGGAAACGCAGAAAATTCAGGCCCTCGATTCCGGTGCCGATGACTATGTCACCAAGCCATTCAGCATAGGTGAACTGCTCGCCCGACTGCGGACTGCCCTGCGTCACACCAATCGAGGCGCCGCGGAATCGTCAGTCGTCACGATCGGTGACCTGAAGGTCGACCTCACCGCCCGTCTCGTCTATCGCCGCGAAACCGAAGTGCATCTCACCCCGCTCGAATACAAGCTGCTGGTGACCATGCTCAAACATGCCGGCAAGGTGCTGACCCACCGGTTTCTCCTGCGCGAAGTCTGGGGACCGCAGGACTCTCGCGAGAATCACTATCTAAGGGTGTTTGTCGCCAGCCTGCGACGCAAACTGGAGGACGACCCCGCCCGTCCCCGTTATCTGCTGACCGAACAGGGCGTCGGTTACCGGTTTGCCGCCGACGATCCGCGAGTCTAG
- a CDS encoding sensor histidine kinase — protein sequence MTARPTPDDLLARVQAEEAQKQRGTLKIFFGYAAGVGKTYAMLETAQRARAAGQDIVVGYVEPHGRAETEALLEGLETLSQQPLDYRGVTLREFDIDAALRRHPEIILVDELAHTNAAGSRHAKRWQDVEELRGAGIEVWSTLNVQHIESLNDVIAQVTGIAVRETVPDSIIESADELELIDIPPEELLSRLQAGRIYLPEQARRAAGNFFQKTNLSALRELSLRHAAQRVHQDVELGRRERSVLQSWATGERLLVCVGPSPTTTRVIRTAKRMAAALDAPWLAVAIELNSIADSPSRQEQIARHFRLAEQLGAETITLSGSDFTTTLLDYARSRNVTKIFIGKTRHPRWKRLFGSIVDDVLEQSGDIDVYIIHGEAGGSPIPRPWSASRDWPWRPYLMSLAAIAMGSGVAWLLKHLQVADAEANTVMVFLAAVAVSAYWLGRGPAVFASIVAVLTFDFCFVPPLWTFAVADTQYVVTFAVMLSIALGISTLTSRLKTQVERTRLREQRTAALYHLGQQLSSLSGSVFLVAVAGKEIADLCGGEVAIYLREPSGPPRLLYGERTRIATHPVSQPAAHWVIEHDQLAGAGTSTLPNAIALFFPITASQETTGALAILVPDVQRLLEPDQRRLLEACANQLALALERDRLAIDAAESRIRAEAEQVRSTLLSSVSHDLKTPLAAIAGASSSLLQTPSLPEEVRRQLLESVAEEAQRLNRLLENILQMSRLDAGAVSPNKQWHVLEEIVGSALHRTASELKNHPVKVQLPNDLPLMLFDGLLLEQLLVNLLENAARYTPPGTTVCITAAIDSHKLRLTVSDAGPGLEPGTEKRIFEKFYRASPGADSGRGSGLGLAICQAIVQAHGGQISASNRPGGGAEFVAILPLAPGAPHVPLEETTQST from the coding sequence ATGACAGCACGGCCGACACCTGATGACCTTCTCGCCCGCGTTCAGGCGGAAGAAGCGCAGAAGCAGCGTGGCACGCTGAAGATTTTCTTCGGCTACGCGGCGGGTGTCGGAAAAACCTATGCCATGCTCGAAACCGCCCAGCGAGCTCGCGCCGCCGGACAGGACATCGTTGTCGGGTATGTCGAACCGCATGGCCGTGCCGAAACCGAAGCGTTGCTGGAAGGGCTCGAAACGCTTTCTCAACAGCCGCTCGACTACCGGGGGGTCACGCTCCGTGAGTTCGACATCGATGCCGCGTTGCGGCGGCATCCCGAAATCATCCTGGTCGACGAATTGGCACACACCAATGCGGCCGGCTCACGTCACGCCAAACGCTGGCAGGATGTGGAAGAGCTGCGCGGGGCGGGAATTGAAGTCTGGAGCACGCTCAACGTCCAGCACATCGAAAGCCTGAATGATGTCATCGCACAGGTGACCGGCATCGCTGTGCGAGAAACTGTCCCCGACAGCATCATCGAATCCGCTGACGAACTTGAGTTGATTGATATCCCTCCTGAAGAGCTGCTGTCGCGGCTGCAGGCAGGCCGTATCTACCTCCCCGAGCAGGCCCGCCGCGCCGCTGGCAATTTCTTTCAGAAGACGAATCTCTCGGCGCTGCGTGAACTCTCATTGCGGCACGCCGCGCAGCGCGTGCATCAGGACGTGGAACTGGGACGACGCGAACGGTCGGTTCTGCAGTCCTGGGCGACGGGGGAACGACTGCTGGTCTGCGTTGGCCCCAGTCCGACCACCACTCGGGTGATCCGCACCGCCAAACGCATGGCCGCCGCGCTCGACGCCCCCTGGCTGGCGGTCGCCATCGAACTCAACTCGATCGCCGACTCGCCGTCGCGACAGGAGCAGATCGCCCGCCATTTTCGTCTGGCCGAACAGCTTGGAGCCGAGACGATCACTCTCTCCGGCAGCGACTTCACCACGACGCTGCTGGACTATGCCCGATCGCGGAACGTCACGAAGATTTTCATTGGCAAAACCCGGCATCCACGCTGGAAGCGGCTGTTCGGCAGCATCGTCGACGATGTGCTCGAGCAGAGCGGCGATATCGACGTCTATATCATTCACGGGGAAGCAGGCGGCTCGCCAATACCCCGCCCATGGTCCGCCAGCCGCGATTGGCCCTGGAGGCCTTACCTGATGTCGCTGGCGGCCATCGCCATGGGATCCGGCGTCGCCTGGCTGCTCAAGCATCTTCAGGTCGCCGATGCCGAGGCCAATACCGTCATGGTGTTTCTGGCCGCCGTGGCGGTATCCGCCTACTGGCTGGGACGCGGCCCCGCGGTGTTCGCGAGTATTGTCGCTGTGCTGACCTTCGATTTCTGCTTTGTGCCGCCGCTCTGGACCTTCGCCGTCGCCGATACGCAATACGTCGTCACGTTCGCGGTGATGTTGTCAATCGCCCTTGGGATCAGCACGCTCACCTCCCGTTTGAAAACTCAGGTCGAACGCACCCGACTTCGCGAACAACGAACTGCCGCCCTGTATCATCTCGGGCAGCAGCTCAGTTCGCTTTCAGGCAGCGTCTTTCTCGTGGCGGTCGCCGGTAAGGAGATTGCCGATCTCTGCGGCGGCGAAGTGGCCATCTATCTCCGTGAACCATCCGGCCCGCCTCGACTGCTCTATGGCGAGCGCACCCGTATCGCAACGCATCCCGTCAGTCAGCCGGCCGCGCACTGGGTGATCGAACACGATCAACTCGCTGGCGCCGGCACCAGCACCCTGCCCAATGCGATTGCCCTCTTCTTCCCGATCACTGCTTCACAGGAGACAACCGGAGCATTGGCGATTCTCGTCCCGGATGTGCAGCGACTGCTCGAACCTGACCAGCGTCGGCTGCTCGAAGCCTGCGCGAATCAACTCGCGCTCGCCCTTGAACGAGATCGGCTCGCCATCGACGCCGCAGAATCACGCATCCGGGCCGAAGCAGAACAGGTTCGCAGCACGCTGCTGAGCAGCGTCTCGCACGACCTCAAGACGCCGCTCGCGGCCATTGCCGGGGCCAGCAGCAGCCTGTTGCAGACCCCCTCTCTGCCGGAAGAGGTCCGACGACAACTTCTCGAATCGGTTGCGGAAGAAGCCCAGCGGCTCAACCGCCTGCTGGAGAACATCCTGCAGATGTCGCGGCTCGACGCCGGCGCGGTCTCCCCCAACAAACAATGGCACGTCCTGGAAGAAATTGTCGGCTCCGCGCTGCATCGCACCGCGTCGGAACTCAAAAACCATCCCGTCAAAGTGCAACTGCCCAATGACCTGCCGCTGATGTTGTTTGACGGCCTGCTGCTCGAACAACTGCTCGTGAATCTCCTGGAGAACGCCGCCCGTTATACGCCTCCCGGGACAACGGTCTGCATCACGGCGGCCATCGATTCCCACAAGCTGCGACTGACCGTCTCCGATGCCGGGCCAGGTCTCGAACCAGGGACTGAAAAGCGCATCTTCGAAAAGTTCTACCGGGCATCACCTGGCGCCGATTCCGGACGGGGGAGCGGGCTGGGGCTGGCGATCTGTCAGGCGATCGTCCAGGCACATGGCGGCCAGATTTCCGCCTCGAATCGTCCAGGGGGCGGAGCCGAATTCGTCGCTATTCTCCCCCTGGCACCCGGCGCCCCGCACGTCCCCCTTGAAGAAACCACGCAGTCCACTTAG
- the kdpC gene encoding potassium-transporting ATPase subunit KdpC: MFQHLRISVLMLTLLTIVTGVVYPAAVTLIAQTAFPRQAGGSLIRSGETVVGSELIGQSFSRPEYIWGRLSATSPVAYNAAASSGSNYGPLNPALKDAAASRIEQLKKYPCPESSPPVDLVTSSGSGLDPHISLAAAEYQIQRVATIRKMTVDEVRTIVQHHTEIRQWGLFGEPRVNVLQANLELDQSHPVTTP; the protein is encoded by the coding sequence ATGTTTCAGCACCTTCGAATTTCCGTTCTCATGCTGACGCTGCTGACCATCGTCACCGGCGTCGTTTATCCAGCCGCTGTCACGCTGATCGCCCAGACGGCGTTCCCTCGTCAGGCGGGCGGCAGCCTGATCCGGTCCGGGGAAACCGTCGTCGGCTCCGAACTCATCGGGCAGTCGTTCTCGCGTCCCGAATACATCTGGGGACGGCTCTCCGCCACGAGTCCAGTTGCTTATAACGCCGCTGCGTCGAGCGGTTCCAACTATGGACCGCTCAATCCGGCGCTCAAGGACGCTGCCGCGTCGCGGATCGAACAACTGAAAAAGTATCCCTGCCCGGAATCGTCTCCGCCAGTCGATCTCGTTACCTCTTCCGGCAGTGGACTTGATCCCCACATCAGCCTGGCCGCCGCCGAATATCAGATTCAGCGCGTTGCCACAATCAGGAAGATGACCGTGGACGAGGTCCGCACAATTGTGCAGCACCATACCGAAATCCGACAATGGGGACTCTTCGGCGAACCACGCGTCAACGTGCTGCAAGCGAACCTGGAACTCGACCAGTCCCATCCAGTAACGACTCCGTAA
- the kdpB gene encoding potassium-transporting ATPase subunit KdpB, which yields MSTSNHSAPMLTPQLFKEATIASFRKLTPRVQLRNPVMFTVYLGSLFTTLLWVNSLFVSTNESSQLILGISIWLWLTVLFANFAEAIAEGRGKAQAAALRRARTSVMAKKLTDLDRKTAVEIPAAELKVGDVVIVATGETIPADGDVIEGVASVDESAITGESAPVVRESGGDRSAVTGGTRVISDHLIIRVSTLPGQSFLDRMIAMVEGAQRQKTPNEIALAILLAALTLIFLMVVTTLLPFSLFSIEASGQGTPITLTVLVALLVCLAPTTIGALLSAIGIAGMNRLSQANVIAMSGRAVEAAGDIDVLLLDKTGTITLGNRQATKFHAAPGVPDRDLADAAHLASIADETAEGRSIAVLAKQQFGLRGRDMEHAKPTFIPFSARTRMSGVTIEGHEIRKGSTDAIENFVRQQNGHLPEAVRTTVQQIARSGGTPLVVSRDAQVLGVIELKDIVKGGIKERFAELRQMGIKTVMITGDNPLTAAAIAAEAGVDDYLAEATPEAKLALIREYQKGGRLVAMTGDGTNDAPALAQADVAVAMNSGTQAAKEAGNMVDLDSNPTKLIEIVNIGKQLLMTRGALTTFSIANDVAKYFAILPAAFATTYPVLKQLDLMHLASPASAIMSAVIFNALIIIALVPLALKGVKYRPVGAAELLRNNLLVYGVGGLIVPFIGIKAIDVLLSTLGLA from the coding sequence ATGAGTACTTCAAACCATTCTGCTCCCATGTTGACCCCTCAACTTTTCAAAGAGGCGACAATCGCTTCGTTTCGCAAGCTCACCCCGCGCGTGCAGCTTCGCAATCCGGTGATGTTCACCGTGTACCTGGGCAGTCTGTTCACCACGCTGCTGTGGGTGAACTCTCTGTTCGTCAGCACGAATGAATCGTCGCAACTCATTCTCGGCATCTCGATCTGGCTTTGGCTGACGGTGCTGTTCGCCAACTTCGCTGAAGCGATTGCCGAAGGTCGCGGAAAGGCTCAGGCAGCCGCACTTCGCCGTGCCCGGACTTCCGTGATGGCCAAGAAGCTCACCGATCTTGATCGCAAGACGGCCGTTGAGATTCCTGCCGCCGAGCTGAAGGTGGGAGACGTCGTGATCGTCGCGACGGGCGAAACCATCCCCGCCGATGGCGACGTGATTGAAGGGGTCGCGTCGGTCGATGAAAGCGCAATCACCGGAGAAAGCGCCCCTGTTGTTCGGGAAAGCGGCGGCGATCGTAGTGCCGTCACCGGCGGCACGCGAGTGATTTCGGATCATCTCATCATTCGCGTTTCGACGCTCCCCGGTCAGAGCTTTCTCGACCGCATGATCGCCATGGTCGAGGGAGCGCAGCGGCAGAAGACCCCCAACGAAATCGCGCTGGCGATTTTGCTGGCCGCGTTGACGCTGATCTTCCTCATGGTCGTCACCACGTTGCTGCCGTTCTCGTTGTTCAGCATCGAGGCTTCCGGTCAGGGGACGCCTATTACTCTCACGGTTCTCGTCGCCCTGCTGGTCTGTCTCGCGCCGACCACAATTGGCGCTCTGCTCTCGGCCATCGGCATCGCCGGAATGAACCGTCTCAGTCAGGCGAATGTCATTGCCATGTCCGGTCGTGCGGTCGAGGCTGCCGGCGACATCGACGTGCTGCTGCTCGACAAAACCGGGACGATCACGCTCGGAAACCGTCAGGCAACGAAATTCCACGCCGCCCCCGGAGTTCCTGATCGTGATCTTGCCGACGCCGCACATCTCGCGTCGATCGCCGATGAAACCGCCGAAGGCCGCAGCATCGCGGTCCTCGCCAAACAGCAGTTCGGCCTCCGCGGGCGGGATATGGAACATGCCAAGCCGACGTTCATTCCTTTCTCGGCGCGGACTCGCATGAGCGGCGTGACGATCGAAGGACATGAGATTCGCAAAGGGTCGACCGACGCGATTGAAAACTTCGTCCGTCAGCAGAACGGCCATCTCCCGGAAGCGGTTCGCACGACGGTACAGCAGATTGCCCGTTCTGGGGGAACGCCGTTGGTCGTCAGCCGCGATGCCCAGGTACTCGGGGTGATTGAGCTCAAGGACATCGTCAAAGGGGGAATCAAGGAACGTTTCGCGGAACTCCGCCAGATGGGTATCAAGACTGTGATGATCACTGGCGACAACCCGTTAACCGCGGCTGCCATCGCCGCCGAAGCCGGAGTGGACGACTACCTGGCCGAGGCGACCCCCGAAGCCAAGCTGGCGCTGATCCGCGAATACCAGAAAGGGGGCCGACTGGTCGCCATGACCGGAGACGGCACCAACGATGCCCCAGCGCTGGCTCAAGCCGACGTGGCGGTCGCGATGAACTCAGGTACACAGGCGGCCAAGGAAGCAGGCAACATGGTCGACCTCGATTCGAATCCGACCAAGCTCATTGAGATTGTGAACATCGGCAAGCAGTTGCTGATGACTCGCGGAGCGCTCACCACGTTCAGCATCGCCAACGACGTCGCCAAGTACTTCGCGATCCTGCCGGCCGCCTTCGCGACGACCTACCCGGTGCTGAAGCAACTCGACCTGATGCACCTGGCATCGCCCGCCAGCGCGATCATGTCAGCGGTGATTTTCAATGCCCTGATCATCATCGCCCTGGTCCCGCTCGCTCTGAAAGGGGTGAAGTACCGCCCGGTCGGGGCCGCGGAACTGCTGCGGAACAACCTTCTCGTGTACGGAGTCGGCGGACTGATCGTCCCCTTCATCGGCATCAAGGCGATCGACGTCCTGCTGTCGACCCTTGGACTCGCATAG